The Dyadobacter sandarakinus DNA window CGAGTGAAAGAAAAAGGCCCAGCGTGGCGGTAGTCTGGATCCAGCTGGTGTAGTAGCCACGCTTGCCTGCCGGTGCATGCTCGGCAACATAGGTAGCGGCACCTCCGTATTCTCCGCCGAGGGCAAGGCCTTGTACAAGCCTCAGGATCAGTACCAGTATAGGCGCGGCATACCCGATGCTGGAATAAGAAGGAATCAGTCCGATCAGAAAAGTGGAGCCGCCCATCAGTACGAGCGTGAGGAGGAAAGTATATTTCCGCCCGATCAGATCGCCCAGCCGGCCAAATACCAGCGCCCCGAACGGCCTGACAATGAATCCTGCCGCAAAAATGGCAAGGGTGTTGATCAATGCGGATGCACCTGCATCACTCGGAAAGAGCTGCTGACCGATGATGACGGCCAGGCTGCCGAAAATGTAGAAATCGTACCATTCAATGAGCGTACCGAGCGAGGATGCTGAAATAACCTGGGTAATGCTTTGTGCAGCTTTGTTTTCGGTGGGAAGCATTTGCGGGAGAAAGAAATCAGAACATTTTTGCTGAATAAGGCAAAAGACGGACTGCATTACTCATTCCTGCAAGCAAAAAGCCCCACGGCTTGTACCGCAGGGCTTTTAAAAAAACATCGTGTGATTACCGGATTCAGAAATCGTCTTCCTCGTCGTCTTCGTCCAGAAACTCCTCGTCTTTGAACACAGTAGGCTCTGCAACGTCAGTCACATCCTCGTCGAACTCGTCATTAACGCTTTCGTCAAGATCCTCGTCGAGGTCTTCGTCTTCATCCTCTTCATCATCTTCTTTGGAGACCAGATCTGGATCATCGGCTACTGAGCGGGTCTGCTGCGTATTCTGAGGATAATCAGGAAATACGGGCGGTTCAATGATCGGTTTGCTGGTATCCAGGATCGCGGGTTCTCCTCTTTCACGTGCCATGATAATATCAGTTTAAGGTTTTGAACTCTGTTTGCCCAAATGTAATAAATAATCATTCCAAACCGCCTAAACTAAGATTTAAGTGCGCGCGACCTGTGGAAAGCAGCCCGCTTTCTTTTGGTAAAATGTAAAAAGCTGATGAAATTGCCGGCACACGGAACCAGCCGCAGGGTAACTGTGGCTGCCGCCGACTTTCACATCCTAATCCCTGTAACATGCTCAGAACATTCCTGCTGTTGCTGCTCTCGGCAGCACTGGCGCACGCCCATCCCGACTCTACCCTGATTATCAGTAAAACGACTGACTTTACCATCAATGGTGAGGGAACGGCATCCAACTGGTCTGCTGCCAGATGGTTTGACATCACTGTACAAAAAGGCCCCCGCCAGCCCGCACCCGGCCGGCAGTTTACGACCAGAGTAAAGGTGATGTACTCCGGAAAAGGCATGTATTTTCTTTTTGATTGTGCCGACAAAAAACTCACAGCGACCATCATGGAAGATTATGGGGCATTGTACAACGAGGATGTCGTAGAGGTTTTTCTATGGCCTGATACGGCGGTACCCATTTACCTGGAATACGAAGTTTCGCCGCTGAACTACGAACTGCCTATTCTGGTACCCAATATCAACGGCCGTGCCCAAGGCTGGAAGCCCTGGAACTACAATGACCGCAACAGGGTACAGCACCAGACCAGTGTGCAGGGAGGACAAAAAAAGAGCATGGCGGCAGTAGATGGCTGGAAAGCCGAATTTTTTATACCCTATGCCCTGATGAACCCGATTGTAGGTCCCGCGCCCGTTTCAGGGACCAAATGGAGGGGCAACTTTTATCGCATCGATTACGACTCGGACCCGGCTTATTATTCGTGGCAAAAAACCGGGGGCAGCTTTCACGAGTTCAACAAGTTCGGCACGCTCATTTTTGAGTGACATGCCGCATCCATGATTTACTATATTTTACCACATGAAAAAAAGCGTCTTATCATTCATTTTCCTGCTGATTGCAGCCATGGGTTTTGCACAAAAACAAAAAGAAATCCTGTACGTGGGCACCTACACCCAAAAAGGGGAAGGTATTTATGTGTACGAGTTTGACCGCAGTAACCTTTCCTGGAAAGAACTTCAGGTACTGACGAACAAAAACAGCCCTTCGTTTCTTGAATTTCATCCCAGCAAAAAATTCATGTACTCGGCCAATGAAGGCAACAACACGGTATCGAGCTACACCATCGACCAGGCTACCGGCAAGCTGGCAGACCTGAACAGCAAGCCCGCACTCGGCCGCGGGCCCTGCCACGTGAGTGTGGACCCGAAAGGCCGGTTCCTGTACGTATCCAACTATGGCAGCGGTCAGCTGGGCGTGTACCTCCTCAATCCCGATGGCACGATCGGAGCAGTAGCGGACTCCATCCAGGACAAAGGCGGCCCCGGCCAGAAGCCGCACATGCACTCGGTTGTCCCCTCTGCAGACGGCAAGTACATTTATGCTTCGGACCTGGGCATTGACAAGATCATGATTTACTCCGTAGACCAGAAAACCGGAAAGCTCAGCCCGGCGGGTGTGCCTTATGTTGAGGTAAAGAAAGGCGACGGACCGCGCCACTTCGCCATCCATCCGAGCGGCAATTTCGGGTATTCGGCCTGTGAGCTGGGGTCGGTAGTCAATGCATTTAAAATCGTGAAAAACACCGGCGCGCTTGTCCCCCTTGAACGCGTAACCATGCTTCCGGAAGATTTCACGGGCAAAAGCTACGCCGCCGACATCCATTTTTCGCCGGACGGGAAGTTTCTGTATGCCTCCAATCGCGGACATGAAAGTCTGGCCATCTACGCGATAGATGCCCAGACCGGCAAAATGACGATCGCCGGTCATGCCGATACCCATGGCAAGCACCCGCGCAACTTTTTGGTCGATGCCAAAGGTGAGCTCGTGGTAGTAACCAACCGCGATAACGACAATGTGGTTTTTTTCAAAAGGAATGCAGCCGACGGACAGCTCACCTACACCGGTAAGGAAATCAGCATCCCTACTCCGGTTTGCGTGAAGCAACTATTTTTGAAGTAAACCCATTAAAAATTCGGTTTACAAAATCGTGGCAGCAGCTGTACGGCTGCTGCCACGCTGCTTTATCCCCGCTCAAAACCGGCTCTGAAAGCGGCCATTTATTAACTGCTCTTGCTTTCAACATCCCACCCCGGAATAAAAAACCCCATATCGCGTCATTTACCAAACTTTGTTTTTTAGTTTCGTTAAATGAAAAAAATTCCGTGGGCAAAAAGAGTATTAAAAACTATTTCCTGCATCCTTTATCTATCACATCATTCAGATCTACTATTATGATCAAGCGCAGAGATTTACTTAAACATTTGTCCACCTTCCCCCTCGTAGGCGGGTTTATAGGACAGGGTACCGTGCTCGAAACAGCAGCGAAACAGCCTGTCCGCAATATTGCCAAAGAACTGGGCATCCGTACTTTTATTAATGCTGCGGGTACCTACACGTTTATGACCGGCTCACTGATGCAGGACGAGGTGGTGGAAACCATCCAGGGCGCTTCAAAGGACTTTATGATCCTGGACGAGGTGCAAACCAAAGCCGGAGAAAAAATCGCTGCGCTCTGCCATGCCGAAGCAGCGGTTGTCACTGCAGGCTGCTTTTCGGCGCTGACCCTTGGCCTGGCCGGCGTGCTGACAGGCATGGACCAGAAAAAGGTGGAGGCGCTGCCGCACCTGGAAGGTACCGGCATGAAATCGGAAGTGATTATCCAGAAAGGACACGAGATCGGTTACTCGCACGCCCTGACGAATGCAGGCGTGAAGATCGTGTTTGTAGAAACCCTGGAAGAGCTTGAAAAGGCGATCAATGAGAAAACGGCTATGCTCTGGTTCCTGAACATCCAGTCGGACAAGGGCCAGATCAAGCATGAAAAATGGATCGAGATCGGCAAGAAAAACGGGATCCCTACCATGATCGATATGGCTGCGGACGTTCCGCCGGTTGAAAACCTATGGAGATTCAACGATATGGGCTTTGACCTGGTCTGTGTTTCGGGCGGAAAAGCCATGCGCGGACCTCAGAGCGCGGGTATCCTGATGGGTAAAAAACATTTGATCGAGGCTGCAAGGCTGAGCATGCCTCCCCGTGGCTCGACGATCGGACGAGGTATGAAAGTGAACAAGGAAGAAATCCTGGGCATGTACGTGGCGCTTGATAATTTTATCAAAATGGACCACAAAAAGGAATGGAAAACCTGGGAAGACCGCATTAACCACATCGCTTCGGCGGCCAAGAGCGTGGGCGGTGTGACTACCAGTGTGAGCGTTCCGGAGCTCGGCAACCATACGCCTACCCTCAAAGTATCGTGGGACCCGGCCAAGGTGAGCCTGCCCGTGAAAGTACTGCAGGAGTCGCTGCGGAATGGAAATCCGTCCATCGAGATCATGCCGGCCGAAAATAATTCGCTTACCATTACCGCCTGGATGATGAAATCAGGAGAAGAAAAAATCGTTGCAACCCGCCTGAAAGAAGAATTGTCCAAAGCAGTCGTTTAGACATAAAGTACCGGCTTTTCCTGAACCCCTATTTAGTTACCAGTAATGAAAATTAAATTTCTGATTACCCTGAGTCTCCTCAGCGTCAGCTTCTTCAGCGTCCAGGCTCAGACTTACAGCATTCTTATCAAGGGAGGCACCGTCATTGACCCGAAAAATAACCTCAATCAGGTGATGGATGTAGGGATTTTTGAGGGTAAAATCAAGAAAGTAGCCAAGGACATAGACCCGAAAGAAGCCCGCCAGGTGGTGGATGCCAAGGGTATGTATGTGACGCCCGGCCTGATTGACATCCACGGACACGTCTTTTTTGGAACGCAGGTAAACCATTACCTGAGTAACAGCTTCACGGCATTGCCGCCCGACGGCTTTACTTTCCGTGTGGGTGTAACGACCATCGTGGATGCGGGAGGAGCAGGCTGGACGAATTTTGACGACTTTAAGAACAATGTAATCTTCCATTCCAAAACCCGCGTGTTGTCTTTTATGAACATCGTGGGCAAAGGCATGAGCGGCGACCGCTTTGAGCAGGATACCACCGATATGGATCCTGGCCTGGCGGCTGCGGTGGCATTAAAGAACAAGAATGATGTGGTGGGCTTCAAGGTAGCGCACTTTATGGGTCCCGACTGGAAGCCCGTTGACAATGCAGTAAAAGCGGGTGAACTTGCAGGCATGCCGGTGATGGTGGACTTTGGTGGCAGCACGCCTCCCCTGCCGCTGGCCGACCTCTTCATGAAACACCTCCGTCCTGGCGATATTTTCACGCATGCCTACACCCTGCTGGAAGGCAATGTACGCGAAACCATTGTGGATGAGGCGACCGGGAAAGTAAAGCCATTTACCCTCGAAGCACGTAAGAAAGGAATTATATTCGATGTGGGTTACGGGGGCGCAAGCTTCAACTACTCACAGGCAATACCGGCTTTGAAGCAGGGCTTTTTTCCAAATACCATCAGTACCGACCTGCATACGGGCAGCATGAACGGCTCCATGAAGGATATGCTGAGCATCATGTCTAAGTTTTACAACATGGGCATGGACCTGCCTGCGGTGATCAGGGCAAGTACGTGGGAGCCGGCCAGGGTAATCAAGCGGGAAATGCTGGGTCATATTTCCGAGAATGCCATCGCCGACGTTGCAATCTTTTCCATGCGTAAGGGTAACTTCGGCTTTTATGACAAAACCGGGTA harbors:
- a CDS encoding carbohydrate-binding family 9-like protein — encoded protein: MLRTFLLLLLSAALAHAHPDSTLIISKTTDFTINGEGTASNWSAARWFDITVQKGPRQPAPGRQFTTRVKVMYSGKGMYFLFDCADKKLTATIMEDYGALYNEDVVEVFLWPDTAVPIYLEYEVSPLNYELPILVPNINGRAQGWKPWNYNDRNRVQHQTSVQGGQKKSMAAVDGWKAEFFIPYALMNPIVGPAPVSGTKWRGNFYRIDYDSDPAYYSWQKTGGSFHEFNKFGTLIFE
- a CDS encoding lactonase family protein, whose translation is MKKSVLSFIFLLIAAMGFAQKQKEILYVGTYTQKGEGIYVYEFDRSNLSWKELQVLTNKNSPSFLEFHPSKKFMYSANEGNNTVSSYTIDQATGKLADLNSKPALGRGPCHVSVDPKGRFLYVSNYGSGQLGVYLLNPDGTIGAVADSIQDKGGPGQKPHMHSVVPSADGKYIYASDLGIDKIMIYSVDQKTGKLSPAGVPYVEVKKGDGPRHFAIHPSGNFGYSACELGSVVNAFKIVKNTGALVPLERVTMLPEDFTGKSYAADIHFSPDGKFLYASNRGHESLAIYAIDAQTGKMTIAGHADTHGKHPRNFLVDAKGELVVVTNRDNDNVVFFKRNAADGQLTYTGKEISIPTPVCVKQLFLK
- a CDS encoding aminotransferase class V-fold PLP-dependent enzyme, translating into MIKRRDLLKHLSTFPLVGGFIGQGTVLETAAKQPVRNIAKELGIRTFINAAGTYTFMTGSLMQDEVVETIQGASKDFMILDEVQTKAGEKIAALCHAEAAVVTAGCFSALTLGLAGVLTGMDQKKVEALPHLEGTGMKSEVIIQKGHEIGYSHALTNAGVKIVFVETLEELEKAINEKTAMLWFLNIQSDKGQIKHEKWIEIGKKNGIPTMIDMAADVPPVENLWRFNDMGFDLVCVSGGKAMRGPQSAGILMGKKHLIEAARLSMPPRGSTIGRGMKVNKEEILGMYVALDNFIKMDHKKEWKTWEDRINHIASAAKSVGGVTTSVSVPELGNHTPTLKVSWDPAKVSLPVKVLQESLRNGNPSIEIMPAENNSLTITAWMMKSGEEKIVATRLKEELSKAVV
- a CDS encoding amidohydrolase/deacetylase family metallohydrolase, translating into MKIKFLITLSLLSVSFFSVQAQTYSILIKGGTVIDPKNNLNQVMDVGIFEGKIKKVAKDIDPKEARQVVDAKGMYVTPGLIDIHGHVFFGTQVNHYLSNSFTALPPDGFTFRVGVTTIVDAGGAGWTNFDDFKNNVIFHSKTRVLSFMNIVGKGMSGDRFEQDTTDMDPGLAAAVALKNKNDVVGFKVAHFMGPDWKPVDNAVKAGELAGMPVMVDFGGSTPPLPLADLFMKHLRPGDIFTHAYTLLEGNVRETIVDEATGKVKPFTLEARKKGIIFDVGYGGASFNYSQAIPALKQGFFPNTISTDLHTGSMNGSMKDMLSIMSKFYNMGMDLPAVIRASTWEPARVIKREMLGHISENAIADVAIFSMRKGNFGFYDKTGYKVEGKEKLECEMTIMGGKIVYDLNGIARPIYLK